In one window of Cellulophaga sp. HaHa_2_95 DNA:
- the rlmB gene encoding 23S rRNA (guanosine(2251)-2'-O)-methyltransferase RlmB, which yields MENNTQIYGIRAIIEAINADKAIDKVFIQKGLKGDLFKEFETLIRRNGINSSYVPIEKLNRLTKGNHQGVIATISPIKFFTIEELVENVSAKETTPLFLLLDQLSDVRNFGAIIRTAECTGVDGIIIQKKGAAPVTADTIKTSAGAAFKVPIAKVDHIKDAVFYLQASGIKTIAATEKTESSVYDISFKEPCAIIMGSEDVGISPSILKVVDDKAKLPLLGEIGSLNVSVACGVFLYEAVRQRSL from the coding sequence ATGGAAAACAATACTCAGATTTACGGAATAAGAGCAATTATTGAGGCAATAAATGCAGATAAAGCAATTGATAAAGTCTTTATTCAAAAAGGTCTTAAAGGCGATTTATTCAAAGAATTTGAAACACTTATTCGAAGAAATGGGATTAACTCCTCCTATGTTCCCATTGAAAAATTAAATAGGTTAACCAAGGGAAATCACCAAGGGGTTATTGCTACCATATCACCTATTAAATTTTTCACGATTGAAGAGTTAGTAGAGAACGTTTCTGCAAAAGAAACTACTCCCCTATTTCTATTGTTAGACCAACTATCCGATGTTCGTAACTTTGGTGCTATTATTAGAACTGCAGAATGCACCGGAGTAGACGGTATCATCATCCAGAAAAAAGGTGCTGCACCCGTCACTGCAGATACGATCAAAACTTCTGCTGGTGCTGCTTTTAAAGTGCCTATTGCAAAGGTAGACCATATTAAAGATGCTGTTTTTTATTTACAGGCTTCTGGAATTAAAACAATTGCTGCTACCGAAAAAACAGAGAGCTCTGTTTATGATATATCCTTCAAAGAACCTTGTGCTATCATCATGGGGTCCGAAGATGTAGGAATATCTCCTTCCATCTTAAAAGTCGTAGATGACAAAGCTAAACTTCCTTTATTAGGTGAAATAGGATCCCTAAATGTCTCTGTAGCTTGTGGTGTATTTCTTTACGAAGCCGTGAGACAACGCAGTTTGTAA
- a CDS encoding T9SS type B sorting domain-containing protein, whose amino-acid sequence MYSQKESANWYFGDYAGLNFNTDSPKALLNGKLITNEGCATISDPNGNLLFYTDGVTVWDRKHEEMPNGQDLKGHSSSTESALIIPKPGSKTSFYIFTIDQPSYYLKEDSPIEGVNFSEVNLALNGGYGDVVTSVKNKHLMTYNNSDSFEREYKSSEKITAVTHSDGSSIWVTTYFIDKFYSFLVDQNGVNSEPIISVVNQNVKPEFNDAGANITAIGYMKISPNGKKIAIAHSSTTAGNERQGHKRSGKVLLYNFNNTNGVISGQTEILSNAYPYGLEFSPNSQFLYATNSIFDSNDVFDHGDLLQYDTGSSNVAASKLIIKSSQNVAGALQLAIDGKIYRAGYKVFAKGLDLSVINEPNNLGASCNYLENAINLGGRASNLGLPPFVQSIFLYSFEYEETCLGNQTHFFITSEDPYDSIEWNFGDGTTSIQEEAFHQYASPGIYLVSLTLSLNGVKRDPLLKEIIISEPPVVVNDIYDLIQCDVFDGDPSDGFTKFNLEQANQPITLNTTDLIQVYYYQSLSEAIADTSNVKALRNIYRNTILNEIVYAKVSKSNTACYNIAQVRLVTSTSVDLGEQDFYACDFNNTGLADFDLSVKSEDLIADLNLPANTKISYYESEVDAAIGTNVIKDNLYRSSNKTLYMRAENDAACYGNGILYLRMENFPQLEDKIINVCSFDFPLYIDSGIDAVIANSYTFYWNNSGANTKQILVSSPGEYQVTIENKFSHCKGVVLISVIQSALADIVNIDIDDHDVAIRVEEKLNFLYSLDSAQGPFQESNIFTNVSDGLHEVFVKDIYGCEMTSKTFNVFGFPKFFTPNGDGINDFWNVYGLDENQVALEASLLLEIYDRYGRFIVAFNPLNTTGWDGNYLGKQLSSDDYWYAMKFPDNKIFRGYFTLKR is encoded by the coding sequence TTGTATTCGCAAAAAGAATCTGCAAATTGGTATTTTGGAGACTATGCAGGGTTAAACTTTAATACAGATAGTCCTAAGGCTTTGTTGAATGGGAAATTAATTACAAATGAGGGTTGCGCGACAATTTCAGATCCTAATGGTAATTTATTATTTTACACGGATGGTGTAACGGTTTGGGATAGAAAACATGAAGAGATGCCAAATGGTCAAGATCTGAAAGGGCATAGTTCCAGCACGGAGTCTGCATTAATTATTCCCAAGCCAGGAAGTAAAACTAGTTTTTATATTTTCACAATTGATCAGCCAAGTTACTACCTTAAAGAAGATAGCCCTATTGAAGGGGTTAATTTTTCCGAAGTTAATTTAGCCTTGAATGGCGGCTATGGAGATGTCGTTACAAGCGTTAAAAATAAACATTTGATGACCTATAATAATTCAGATTCCTTTGAGCGTGAGTACAAATCATCTGAAAAAATTACAGCGGTTACTCATAGCGACGGAAGCTCTATTTGGGTTACTACGTATTTTATTGATAAATTTTATAGCTTTCTAGTAGATCAAAACGGAGTTAATTCAGAGCCTATTATATCGGTTGTTAATCAAAATGTTAAGCCGGAGTTTAATGATGCTGGTGCTAATATCACCGCAATTGGTTATATGAAAATTTCTCCGAATGGAAAGAAAATCGCAATTGCACATAGTTCTACTACAGCAGGAAATGAAAGGCAAGGTCACAAAAGATCAGGGAAGGTATTACTTTACAATTTTAATAATACAAATGGGGTTATATCGGGTCAAACAGAAATTTTGTCAAACGCCTATCCTTATGGTCTAGAATTTTCGCCAAACTCTCAGTTTTTATATGCGACAAATAGTATATTTGATAGCAATGATGTTTTTGATCATGGTGATCTTTTGCAATATGATACAGGGAGTAGTAACGTAGCGGCCTCAAAATTAATCATTAAGTCTTCGCAAAATGTGGCAGGAGCCTTACAACTAGCTATAGATGGAAAAATTTATAGAGCTGGTTATAAAGTTTTTGCTAAGGGTCTAGATTTGTCTGTCATTAATGAGCCTAATAATTTAGGAGCCTCCTGTAATTACTTAGAAAACGCTATTAATTTAGGTGGGCGGGCTTCAAATTTGGGACTTCCGCCTTTTGTGCAATCTATTTTTTTATATTCATTTGAATATGAAGAAACTTGTTTGGGGAATCAAACACATTTTTTTATTACTTCAGAGGACCCTTATGATAGTATTGAGTGGAATTTTGGTGATGGAACAACCTCAATTCAAGAAGAGGCTTTTCATCAATATGCGTCTCCTGGTATTTACCTTGTCAGTTTAACATTGTCCTTAAATGGAGTGAAAAGGGATCCTTTGTTAAAGGAAATCATCATATCAGAGCCGCCCGTAGTAGTTAATGATATTTATGATTTGATACAGTGTGATGTCTTTGATGGGGACCCAAGCGACGGTTTTACTAAATTTAATTTAGAACAAGCTAATCAGCCAATAACCTTAAATACTACAGATCTAATTCAAGTATATTATTACCAATCTTTAAGCGAAGCCATTGCAGACACTTCTAATGTTAAAGCTTTGAGAAATATCTACAGAAACACTATTTTAAATGAAATTGTTTATGCGAAGGTTTCTAAGTCTAATACGGCGTGTTATAATATAGCACAAGTAAGATTAGTCACTTCTACTTCGGTAGATCTTGGAGAGCAAGATTTTTATGCCTGTGATTTCAATAATACGGGTTTGGCAGATTTTGACTTATCTGTAAAATCGGAAGATCTAATAGCTGATTTAAATCTACCTGCAAATACTAAAATTTCATATTATGAAAGTGAGGTTGATGCAGCCATAGGAACTAACGTCATAAAAGATAATTTGTATAGGTCTTCTAATAAAACACTGTATATGCGTGCAGAAAATGATGCCGCTTGCTATGGAAATGGAATATTATATTTAAGAATGGAAAATTTTCCGCAGTTAGAAGATAAAATTATCAATGTTTGTTCTTTTGATTTTCCTCTTTATATAGATTCTGGGATAGATGCGGTTATAGCAAACAGTTATACTTTTTATTGGAACAACTCAGGTGCTAATACTAAACAAATTTTGGTATCAAGTCCTGGAGAATATCAGGTGACTATTGAAAATAAATTTAGCCATTGCAAAGGTGTAGTTTTAATAAGTGTTATACAAAGTGCTCTAGCAGATATTGTAAACATTGACATCGATGATCACGACGTGGCTATTAGAGTGGAGGAAAAACTAAATTTCCTGTATTCCTTGGATAGTGCGCAGGGTCCTTTTCAGGAAAGTAATATTTTTACAAATGTTTCAGATGGTTTACATGAAGTTTTTGTGAAGGATATTTATGGATGTGAAATGACTTCCAAAACCTTCAATGTATTTGGATTTCCAAAATTTTTCACGCCTAATGGGGATGGTATTAACGACTTTTGGAATGTGTATGGGTTAGACGAAAATCAGGTAGCTTTAGAAGCTTCTTTACTTCTGGAAATATATGATCGTTACGGCAGGTTCATAGTTGCATTTAATCCTTTAAACACTACAGGCTGGGATGGTAACTATTTGGGGAAACAATTAAGTTCAGATGATTATTGGTACGCTATGAAATTTCCTGATAATAAAATTTTCAGAGGATACTTTACTCTGAAAAGGTAA
- a CDS encoding YjjG family noncanonical pyrimidine nucleotidase, whose product MFKNIVTDVFFDLDHTLWDFEKNSALTFEKILVTHNVPVSLENFLEVYIPNNLVFWRLFREEKISKTALRYQRLKTTFDTLGLELSDAVINSLSEAYIDNLSSNNHLFPNAIPILNYLKPKYNLHIITNGFEEVQNKKIRNSNIASYFNQVINSEMAGVKKPNPIIFNLALEMANVPAEKALMIGDSLEADILGAQAAGLNALHFNAHNEQKHEYCDMITDLSEIKLYL is encoded by the coding sequence ATGTTTAAAAATATAGTTACCGACGTTTTTTTTGATTTAGATCATACCCTTTGGGATTTTGAAAAAAACTCTGCACTCACTTTTGAAAAAATATTGGTGACGCATAATGTACCTGTTTCATTAGAAAATTTTCTAGAAGTATATATACCTAATAATCTTGTCTTTTGGCGTTTGTTCCGGGAAGAGAAGATATCAAAGACAGCGCTGAGGTATCAGCGTTTAAAAACCACCTTTGACACTTTAGGTCTTGAGCTTAGTGATGCTGTAATAAATAGTTTGTCTGAAGCTTATATAGATAACTTATCTAGCAATAATCATTTGTTTCCTAATGCTATTCCTATTTTAAACTATTTAAAACCTAAGTATAATTTACACATCATCACTAACGGATTTGAAGAGGTGCAAAATAAAAAGATTAGAAATTCTAATATAGCATCGTATTTTAATCAGGTTATAAATTCGGAAATGGCAGGTGTAAAAAAGCCCAATCCTATCATTTTTAACTTAGCATTAGAGATGGCAAATGTGCCAGCGGAAAAAGCACTTATGATTGGTGATAGTCTTGAGGCAGATATACTTGGCGCGCAAGCAGCGGGTTTAAATGCTCTGCATTTTAACGCACATAATGAGCAAAAGCACGAATATTGTGATATGATTACTGATTTAAGTGAAATAAAATTGTACTTATGA
- a CDS encoding replication-associated recombination protein A, protein MNEPLAERVRPKTLEDYISQLHLVGDNGSLTHQIKKGIIPSLILWGPPGTGKTTLANIIATESGRPFYTLSAINSGVKDIREVIDKAKQSGGLFTTKNPILFIDEIHRFSKSQQDSLLAAVEKGWVTLIGATTENPSFEVIPALLSRCQVYILKEFGKEDLVALLKRAIAIDKHLKSKNINLKETDALLRLSGGDGRKLLNIFELVINSENGDTIEVTNDLVLQKVQKNTVRYDKTGEQHYDIISAFIKSIRGSDPNAAVYWLARMIEGGEDVKFIARRMLIAASEDIGLANPTALVMANTTFQAVTTIGYPEARIILSQCAIYLATSPKSNGSYMAINRALKTVTDTGDLSVPLALRNAPTKLMKDIGYGAEYKYAHDYQNNFVEAEFLPDDISGTSFYKPNNNQRENAIKEFLKNRWKDKYSI, encoded by the coding sequence ATGAATGAACCTCTTGCAGAGCGCGTACGCCCAAAGACATTAGAAGACTACATCAGTCAGCTACATTTAGTTGGTGACAACGGCTCTCTTACGCATCAAATTAAAAAAGGAATAATTCCTTCTTTGATTCTTTGGGGCCCTCCTGGCACCGGTAAAACCACTCTAGCTAATATTATAGCAACAGAGAGTGGCAGACCTTTCTACACCTTGAGCGCTATAAATAGTGGTGTAAAAGATATACGTGAGGTTATAGATAAAGCAAAACAAAGTGGTGGCTTATTCACAACCAAAAATCCGATACTATTCATTGATGAGATTCATAGGTTTAGTAAATCGCAACAAGATTCATTACTTGCTGCTGTTGAAAAAGGATGGGTAACCCTAATAGGTGCTACTACTGAAAATCCTAGTTTTGAAGTAATCCCCGCATTACTTTCTAGATGTCAAGTATACATTTTAAAAGAATTTGGGAAAGAAGATTTAGTTGCTCTTTTAAAAAGAGCTATTGCTATAGATAAGCATTTAAAATCTAAAAACATCAACCTAAAGGAAACCGATGCCCTATTGCGTTTATCTGGTGGAGATGGCAGAAAGCTATTGAATATCTTTGAGCTTGTTATCAATTCTGAAAACGGAGACACGATAGAAGTAACCAATGATTTGGTACTACAAAAGGTGCAAAAAAATACCGTGCGCTATGATAAAACCGGTGAGCAACATTATGATATTATTTCGGCCTTTATTAAATCTATCCGAGGTAGTGACCCTAATGCCGCAGTATATTGGTTAGCAAGAATGATTGAAGGTGGTGAAGATGTTAAATTCATTGCACGTAGAATGCTCATCGCGGCTTCTGAAGATATTGGATTGGCTAATCCTACTGCACTTGTAATGGCTAACACTACATTCCAGGCAGTAACCACCATAGGTTATCCTGAAGCACGAATAATCTTAAGTCAATGTGCAATATATCTAGCTACATCACCAAAAAGTAATGGGAGTTATATGGCCATCAATAGAGCACTTAAAACAGTGACAGATACCGGTGATTTGTCGGTGCCTTTAGCCTTGAGAAATGCTCCAACAAAATTAATGAAAGACATTGGTTACGGTGCGGAATATAAATATGCACACGACTATCAGAATAATTTTGTTGAAGCAGAATTTTTACCTGATGATATCTCAGGAACTTCTTTTTATAAGCCAAATAACAATCAGCGTGAGAATGCTATAAAGGAATTTCTTAAAAATAGGTGGAAAGATAAATATTCTATCTAA
- a CDS encoding DUF5723 family protein, which produces MRIRNIFIIVLLFGCFYVNSQNKQLLYDFNEVPQALLLNPGMKTSFKWYAGVPLISGFSFQAGSSGLKSNDLFANDGVDFNTKFREKVIYGMDFSDELSGTYQVELLNIGFRSKNNEDIFYSFGAYNEGDAIGYFFKDYALLAYEGNTNNLNKKFDLNHLKTRGEILNVYHFGINKKISNELTMGFRAKVYSSLLNFTSTKNKGYFVTTQGDDNLLESTLEADVEIKTSGVFELKDIIDDDSQANGAAISNVLGKRALLGGNLGVGFDLGFTYNIDERTVFTGSLIDVGFIYHSKDVRTYSVKGFATTEGLEVRLPEDLNSTEDQWRTFVDDLEDLVPYEEGSDNYITFRPTKFYTSIRRDFGKEIESKEACYCTSTSGGNNRGRVYKNSYGAQLYAINRPRGPQAALSAFYQHRLGNVMSLKTTYTIDKFSYTNIGLGASLQAGPVNMYLMADNLIGYSNLANSKYASVQFGLNIISWGKK; this is translated from the coding sequence ATGAGAATAAGAAATATTTTTATTATAGTGCTATTATTTGGTTGTTTCTATGTAAACAGTCAAAATAAACAGCTGCTTTATGATTTTAATGAAGTGCCACAAGCGCTATTGTTAAACCCAGGGATGAAAACCTCTTTTAAGTGGTATGCAGGAGTTCCATTAATTTCAGGCTTTTCTTTTCAAGCAGGGAGTAGCGGTTTAAAGTCTAACGATCTTTTTGCAAATGATGGTGTAGATTTTAATACTAAATTTAGAGAAAAGGTCATCTATGGAATGGATTTCAGTGATGAGCTAAGCGGTACCTACCAAGTAGAATTGTTAAACATTGGCTTTAGAAGTAAAAATAATGAAGATATTTTTTATTCTTTTGGGGCTTATAATGAAGGTGATGCTATTGGCTACTTCTTTAAAGATTACGCTTTATTAGCTTATGAAGGCAATACCAATAATTTAAATAAAAAGTTTGATTTAAATCACCTTAAAACTCGAGGCGAAATTTTGAATGTTTACCATTTCGGAATCAATAAAAAGATTTCTAATGAGCTAACCATGGGGTTCCGTGCTAAGGTCTATTCTAGTTTACTCAATTTTACGTCTACAAAGAACAAAGGCTATTTTGTCACGACACAAGGAGATGATAACTTATTAGAAAGTACGCTTGAGGCTGATGTTGAAATTAAAACTTCTGGTGTATTTGAGTTAAAAGATATTATAGATGATGACTCCCAAGCTAATGGTGCTGCTATTTCTAATGTTTTAGGAAAAAGAGCATTACTAGGAGGTAATTTGGGTGTAGGTTTTGATTTAGGCTTTACCTATAATATTGATGAAAGAACGGTCTTTACAGGTAGTTTAATAGATGTAGGTTTTATTTATCACAGCAAAGATGTCCGAACATATTCGGTTAAAGGTTTTGCGACTACAGAAGGTCTAGAGGTTCGTTTACCAGAAGATCTTAATTCAACAGAAGACCAATGGAGAACTTTTGTGGATGATTTGGAAGATTTGGTACCTTATGAAGAGGGTAGTGACAATTATATCACCTTTAGGCCTACAAAATTCTATACATCTATAAGGCGAGATTTTGGTAAAGAGATAGAATCAAAAGAGGCTTGTTATTGTACGAGTACTTCCGGAGGAAACAATAGAGGTCGCGTTTATAAAAATAGTTATGGCGCGCAATTGTATGCCATTAATAGACCAAGAGGACCGCAAGCAGCATTAAGCGCATTTTATCAGCATCGCTTAGGCAATGTAATGAGTTTGAAAACTACGTACACGATAGATAAGTTTTCATATACGAATATTGGTCTAGGAGCTAGTCTTCAAGCTGGTCCGGTAAATATGTATTTAATGGCTGATAATCTGATCGGATATTCAAATTTGGCTAATAGCAAATATGCATCGGTACAATTTGGATTAAATATTATATCTTGGGGCAAGAAATAA
- a CDS encoding SusD/RagB family nutrient-binding outer membrane lipoprotein, which yields MKKILLTILSIATLGACQSDDNYEALNNDPKNPTEVEASFLFNAATKSLFDQMTSTNVNTNIFRMLGQHWTETTYTDEANYDFNTRSIPDTHWSEMYRDVLFDFKSARETVNADDQITAAEKASRNAQIEILEIYTWAQLVETFGDIPYSQALNDSEYVLPQYDDAATIYSDLLTRLTAVIPTISGTGFGSSDPIYGGDATAWTKFANSLLLRMGLRVVDVSSMTTQASAAITAAVSGGVFTSNADNAEVEYQSATPNTNPVWVDLVQSGRSDFVIANTLVDFMNDLEDPRRAYYFDQNLGDDVYVGGPYGDNNTYTSYTHVGAPMLDPENPASLIDYAEVSFYLADAAERSISGTPADAESFYNAGITASFDFWGVPNVADYLANPDVAYTTATGTWKEKIGNQLWLAMFNRGFESWTAWRVYDTPSFNLPAESGLPVPTRYTYPIDEQNLNEANWMSASSAIGGDAQTTKLFFDVE from the coding sequence ATGAAAAAAATATTATTAACCATTCTTTCAATCGCAACATTAGGAGCCTGCCAATCGGACGATAACTATGAAGCATTGAATAACGATCCAAAGAATCCAACTGAAGTAGAAGCGAGCTTTTTGTTCAATGCTGCTACTAAGAGTTTGTTTGATCAAATGACAAGTACCAATGTAAATACTAACATCTTTAGAATGTTAGGACAACACTGGACTGAAACTACATACACAGATGAAGCTAATTATGACTTCAATACAAGAAGTATTCCTGACACACATTGGTCAGAAATGTACAGAGATGTATTGTTTGATTTTAAAAGTGCTAGAGAGACTGTTAATGCTGATGACCAAATAACAGCTGCTGAAAAAGCTTCTAGAAATGCTCAGATTGAAATATTAGAAATTTATACTTGGGCACAATTGGTAGAAACATTCGGTGATATTCCATATTCTCAAGCTTTAAATGATAGCGAATATGTACTTCCTCAATACGATGATGCTGCTACAATATACAGTGATTTATTAACGCGTTTAACAGCTGTTATCCCTACTATTTCAGGAACTGGATTTGGTTCTTCTGATCCTATCTATGGTGGAGATGCTACTGCTTGGACTAAATTTGCTAATTCTTTATTATTAAGAATGGGCTTAAGAGTTGTTGATGTTTCTAGTATGACAACACAAGCTTCTGCTGCTATAACAGCTGCAGTAAGCGGGGGTGTATTTACTTCAAATGCAGATAATGCAGAAGTAGAATACCAAAGTGCTACGCCTAATACAAACCCTGTATGGGTAGATCTAGTGCAGTCTGGTAGATCAGATTTCGTTATCGCTAATACTTTAGTTGATTTCATGAATGATTTAGAAGACCCTAGAAGAGCATACTATTTTGATCAAAACTTAGGAGATGATGTATATGTTGGAGGACCTTACGGAGACAACAATACCTACACATCATACACCCATGTGGGTGCTCCTATGCTGGATCCTGAAAATCCTGCTAGTTTAATAGATTATGCTGAAGTATCATTTTATTTAGCAGATGCTGCTGAACGTTCTATCTCTGGAACTCCTGCTGATGCAGAAAGCTTCTATAACGCAGGTATTACAGCTTCTTTTGATTTCTGGGGTGTACCTAATGTCGCAGACTACTTAGCGAATCCTGATGTAGCTTACACAACAGCTACTGGAACATGGAAAGAGAAAATTGGAAACCAGTTATGGTTGGCAATGTTCAACAGAGGTTTTGAATCTTGGACTGCATGGAGAGTTTATGACACTCCTTCTTTTAACTTACCTGCAGAAAGTGGATTACCTGTTCCTACTAGATATACTTATCCAATAGATGAACAAAACTTAAATGAAGCGAATTGGATGTCTGCTTCTTCTGCTATAGGCGGAGATGCACAAACAACAAAATTGTTTTTTGACGTTGAGTAA
- a CDS encoding polysaccharide deacetylase family protein, with product MLLIYTHKITPRFSFVMKQIFDRILNVEISFTAKVEDFIKHSGPKITYTKLPLQNEFFIRSNDLLFEQGINDLQIKVQDWEGIPCFFAAGERSNLPFDVFSASFYLLSRYEEYLPHVKDIHNRFPPQESLAFKNDFLELPVVDLWAYKLLEKLQERFPELESKKSAYKFTSIIDVSSSHCYSHKGIVRSLAGLLLDISSLKFRRVAERVSVWFRPEKDPYNNYDWLIELHKKYKVLCMFFFQFAEYSTFDKNISVNNNKFKFLIKSISDYSTVSLCASYGSFNDTELLKEEKKNLSNVINRPINSSRLRYNRVDVPATYRRLVEAEFTDDFTMGYTHEIGFRASTCTPFYLYDINLEVQQPIKIHPFAVHDYTFVKYASLEEITQKLDRVYAQVKKVNGGFITIFSNELFGEKSKVCWKELYEFVVKKYHV from the coding sequence ATGCTTCTAATTTACACTCATAAAATTACTCCAAGATTTAGTTTCGTAATGAAGCAAATATTTGACCGTATTTTAAATGTAGAAATTAGTTTTACGGCCAAAGTAGAAGATTTTATTAAACATTCAGGACCAAAAATCACCTATACCAAATTACCCTTACAAAATGAATTTTTTATTAGGAGTAATGATCTTTTGTTTGAACAAGGAATTAATGACCTTCAAATAAAAGTACAGGATTGGGAAGGAATTCCTTGTTTTTTTGCAGCAGGTGAGCGCAGTAACTTACCATTTGATGTATTTTCCGCTAGTTTTTACTTGTTGAGTAGGTATGAAGAGTACCTTCCGCATGTAAAAGATATACACAATAGGTTTCCTCCACAAGAGAGTTTAGCTTTTAAGAATGATTTTCTAGAATTACCTGTGGTAGATTTATGGGCATATAAATTATTAGAAAAATTACAAGAACGCTTTCCAGAATTAGAATCTAAAAAGAGCGCCTATAAATTTACATCAATCATAGATGTTAGCTCTTCTCATTGCTATTCTCATAAAGGTATTGTTAGAAGTTTAGCAGGCTTGCTTTTAGATATTTCTTCTCTTAAATTTAGACGCGTGGCAGAAAGGGTCTCGGTTTGGTTTCGTCCAGAAAAAGATCCGTATAATAATTATGACTGGCTTATAGAACTTCATAAAAAGTACAAGGTTCTTTGCATGTTCTTTTTTCAATTTGCGGAGTATTCTACTTTTGATAAAAACATATCGGTTAATAATAATAAATTCAAATTTTTAATCAAATCAATTTCAGACTATAGTACAGTATCCTTATGTGCTTCTTATGGTTCTTTTAATGATACAGAGTTATTGAAAGAAGAAAAGAAAAATTTGTCTAACGTTATCAATAGACCTATAAACTCTTCTAGATTAAGGTACAATAGGGTAGATGTGCCGGCCACGTATAGAAGGCTGGTAGAGGCAGAGTTTACAGATGATTTTACGATGGGGTACACCCATGAGATAGGTTTTAGAGCAAGTACGTGCACACCTTTTTATCTATACGATATTAATTTAGAAGTACAGCAACCTATTAAAATACATCCTTTTGCCGTACATGATTATACCTTCGTAAAATATGCTTCTTTAGAAGAGATAACACAGAAATTGGATCGTGTTTATGCACAAGTTAAAAAAGTAAATGGTGGCTTTATTACTATTTTTTCTAATGAATTATTCGGAGAGAAAAGTAAAGTGTGCTGGAAAGAATTGTATGAATTTGTAGTAAAAAAATACCATGTTTAA
- a CDS encoding rhomboid family intramembrane serine protease, which produces MQASKQFQFTNSVLLVPLFFVLAIWMVFLVEIRLGINFNKFGVYPRTISGLRGIVFSPFIHGSAQHLYNNTVPLAVLTASLFYFYRKNAFYILAYGILLSGFFTWLIGRESYHIGASGLIYVLASFIFFKGIFTKYYRLVALSLMVVFVYGSMLWYIFPIQDDISWEGHLSGFLVGFFFAYYLKTPIPETKKYDWERDDYKEEEDEFLQHFDENGNFIERTPEPEMDLEVHQEIVITYHYKENEKPE; this is translated from the coding sequence ATGCAAGCATCCAAACAGTTCCAATTTACCAATAGCGTACTTCTAGTGCCGCTATTTTTTGTACTTGCTATTTGGATGGTGTTTCTAGTGGAAATTAGATTAGGAATTAATTTCAACAAATTTGGAGTGTACCCAAGGACTATAAGTGGTCTTCGGGGTATTGTATTTAGCCCCTTTATTCACGGTTCTGCGCAGCACCTCTATAATAATACGGTGCCATTGGCAGTATTGACGGCTTCTCTATTTTACTTTTATAGAAAGAATGCATTTTATATTCTCGCTTACGGAATTTTACTATCGGGTTTTTTTACGTGGCTAATAGGAAGAGAGTCTTATCATATTGGAGCTAGTGGCCTAATCTATGTATTGGCAAGTTTTATTTTCTTCAAGGGCATTTTTACCAAATATTACCGTTTGGTAGCATTGTCTCTTATGGTTGTTTTTGTGTACGGCAGTATGCTTTGGTATATTTTTCCTATTCAGGATGACATTTCTTGGGAAGGGCACCTGTCAGGTTTTTTAGTTGGTTTTTTCTTCGCATACTATCTCAAAACACCAATTCCGGAAACCAAAAAATATGATTGGGAACGTGACGATTATAAGGAAGAAGAAGATGAATTTCTACAACACTTTGATGAAAATGGAAACTTTATAGAACGTACGCCAGAGCCTGAAATGGACTTAGAAGTCCATCAGGAAATAGTGATTACATACCACTATAAAGAAAATGAAAAACCAGAATAG